In the genome of Anguilla anguilla isolate fAngAng1 chromosome 15, fAngAng1.pri, whole genome shotgun sequence, the window TGGGCCAGAGCCATCATGGAGGATtcaggagctgaagaggaggTTTTCACCCAGCGTTCTTTGGAAaccctcctctgtcctcctaCCTGTGAGGGCCACAGTGTGGCCCCCGCCACAGGCCACCTGGATGACCCGGTCCGTTATGGTCAGCACAGGCTGAGGCACTCTGTGCTCGTCTAGCTGCTCGGGGGATAAGCCCAGCTTCCCCCCGTCACGCTCCCCGAAGGTGAACAGGTCCCCATCAACTGCAGACAAGTACAGAAATGAGGTACAGATTAATGATGACAGAGCGGGTTTCACATTGGCAAAGACAATTTAACAACTGTCCCACACTTCCTCCAGTCCACATAAAGACTTCCTGTTTCTGATCACAGTGCTCTGGTGATGGCTGCCATCTATGGAAATCTATGTTGTTTGTGACCaacttcttccttttttcctcccaattcaaagttttttctttttcacaggCGTGGTATAACCAACTGTCTAccaccttcaaaaatagctgagAATGGTGACATTTCTGCTAACCACACCCACTCTCTGAGCAGCAGGTATATGCTTCTGTTATCAGGACACAGATGTCGAATATCAGCTTTTAAGGCAGATATCATTGGTCtccatgagtgtgtgtgtgtgcgtgcgtgcgtgtgtgtgtatatgtgtgtgtgtgtgtgtgtgtgtgtgtgggctcgTACTTGTGACAAAAGCAGAGTGGTAGTAGCCACAGGAGACCCAGGAGATAGGCCTGCCCACGGTCACCTCCCGAGGGCGCAGTGTGTTGCTCTCATCTCCCAGTCCGATCTGACCCTCCGAGTTGTCCCCCCACATAAACAACCTCCCATCCTCTGCAAAGAAAACAGAGAGCAAGAAGACATGTTATGCAAAACACTAACTGCAGTGTGAGAGTCTCCAATATGACTGTGCCTGAGTAATCAGGAAATACTGATTTTCGGCCCTAAATATCTCTTGTGCCAGGAGAACATCCTGTCCTGATATCACCTGTCAAAGAATGCACCTTTGGACCTGTCACAGAAGAGCGAACAGGTGAAGGTGAGAGTGTCATACAAACCAGTGAGAGCAGCAGAGATGTTGCAGCCGGCAGCCAGCATTTTGATTGGGCCCTGGCAGCTGAAGAATCCCAGCAGCTGGAACGACGTCCTCTCCTGGCGGTCTCCGAGGCCCAGCTGCCCTTCTCTGTTGCCGCCGGCCGCGTACACGTTCCCTCGCGCTGAGAAGCAGTCATCATCGCTCGCTTACTCCGCAACCTTACCCTTGCACAGAGCTCAAACTCAAAACCCGTCTGCTCACGGGTCCAGTGTGATGAAATCTTACTTCACGCGTGACTTTATGATGGTAAATTCACAGGAACAGCAACCCATCATAATCTGCTCTGACATTCagatatttattgcattttattacagGAATTTTTTTCACTGATTTATTCACAGATTTTGTGCCACAGTCAGCATATCAAATGAGTATAGGCGCTGTAGTATATATaatctacagtatatacaatatATCCATCAAAATCATTGCTTTATATATTCTTAAATGTTGTGTAAACTCACATGTGTACACGATTGTGTGATTCCGTCCACAAGCAGCTAGCATCACTCTTTCAGGCTTTAGggcttaaaacaaaataaagaatgaattattttttgggatatgaatttaaaaaacaaggaTAATTTAACACTGCAAAGAGAATAATCATAAAACAGCCACACTGATTATTCTCCTGCCATTACTACAGaggcagaaaaataatttaatcatagCAACTTAACAAAGACACTTACCTGACCTGGTTTACTGGGTCTAAATTGGTTGGTTATTATAAAGTACTGCAAAAATAATGAACCAACTCTCCGTGACCAGTGTCAGGCAAATATCCGGACTGGATATAGAACTGCACCGTCAGTATCAATTTTCACATACATCTGAAAAGTGTGTTTAATTGTGTAATGTGTGACACAGTGGTGCCACATTTGTGTAAAGGCAAGAACCTGATTTTGCACTTTATTTGCACTTGCAAAACAACACCTATGGCATGTGCTGATTGGGCCCCTGAGACCATCTCTACCTATTATTTCCAGTAAACATCTATGTTTCATATACAGGGAAAGCAGAAAGTCAGAGAACTGTTCTTTATTTCTTAGACACTGATTTAAGATACAAAGTTTTCATAAACAAATCCCCACTACATGTACCGGAGTACATTACCTAACATTAATGCTGCATTGAGAATGTtcaatgatgagaacaggcaaCTTTTCCCATCTAGGCCATGAGTTTAGTCAGCTGCAGTCCAAACATATGTAAAATTCTTTAtctcaaatgttttcacttGTTAGATACCAGTAAGTCAGAAGCGAAAGAAAAACCTATTCTCCTGTCATATGTTTTTGCCAGTACCATTGTTTCATCAAATATCCACAGAGATATACACTGGAGTATTTCCAGTTTGTCCTGCATCTATACAATTGaaccatttcaaatatttgtttgacTGGGATCTTAATGCAAGCTCTTGATGCATGTCTAACAACCACTTAATGCTTAGGGTACTATTaaccctttattttatttttgatgtgtgtgtgcataaacatAACTGACAGGGAGAACACACTAAGAAAATTGGGCTTCAATGTGTAGGGTAAATAATAGTGTCATATCCCATATTTTTCTCACACTAGTGGtccagcacacagcccagttTTTTAATAAACGCCTGTCTCAAGGGAGTGTTGCTGAGAATTATTACCAGTGCAATGTAACTTCAGCTGTAAACCAATAATGGCTCGAGGACCGCACATAAAAATCAGAAAGAAGGAAAGTGGCTCTAACGCTGTATTCACACAGAGAAGAACTGCCAGATTGGAAGGCTGTGGATCTACCCCCACCACTCCATGTGCTTCTGCTGCTTTGGAGATTACACAAGATTACAGACTGGGGATTACAGCTGCAGAGCAGAAACAAATCCAGGTCTGTGTCTTTGgtgaagcccctccctcccttctacAGCCCTGTTTGTGCCCCGATTCCTCACCAAGTAGCATGTAAGCCTCAGGATTAATAAACAGTCAAAAATGCAAGTTACCTGCATGTTACATCATGTTACGCAAGTTGTAACATGCTACACATTTGTGGGGCTATAACAGCAGAGCACACTTCAGATGCACTTTGGCTTTCTGAACCTGAGGCTTATTTATGGGCATCCAGCAGGAAGTGcctttcagcaaaaaaaaaaaaaaaaacacaactgcaaATGGAAGCAAAGAACATCAGAAAGTTCTTGTTGCCATTGGCAACAGATAACACTTGGCCATGGCATCACAGGCAGAAATCGGGGTGACTAACCTTTCACACAAGTGGGTTTATTCACTGTCGTCTTTGTTCCCAGGCCCAGCTGGCCCCAGTTATTACTGCCAAACATATACAGTTTCCCATCACCTGTGAAGACACAAACAATCAGAAAACAGCATGCTGCTTGGAGCAAGCACAGCCTGTCCAGCCAAAGAGTAACCCTCTATTcagtatttacatacatacacttacATTCTTAAGATTGACATTCTACATTACTGGAACTGGATATTATGAACTCTTAATGGAGGTTAAAATTAAATAAGTCTTCTCCCTAATATAGTATGAAAAATTATGTTTCAgaaaaattatgattaaaaatgcctCCCCTAATAATAGACTCATTAGATCTGTCTTTAAAATCATATACAGTGATGGCAATGCAGTACAGTGAAACACTGCATGTAGaaggaaaaagtaaaataaatttctcaacaataaataaataaataaataaataaataaataaataaataaataaataaataaatgtcaacaCCTGTGATTAATGCTGTGTGTTCATCACCGCAGCAGATTTCCACAGGTCTGTCATTTCTCAGCCAGAATTTGCTGGGTACATTGTCTGCAAACTTGCTTTTCCCAAAAGTGAACACTGCTCCAGATTCTATAcggaaaacaagaaaaaaaataacagttatAAGTTATCAGTGTGTACGGGGCATGAGCCGCCAACCACAAGCTGCTGGACAAAGCAAATGCTGACCAGTTACCGATTACCAGTATGACTGTCTGCAACTAGATCAAAGCTAGCATGTGTAATTAGAGAACATGGGTAGGCTAACATTAAATGGCTCGACAGATttgctgtaaaatatgttaGTGATCAGTTGAGGAAATTGTGTCATTCACTTTACCAGGTATCTCCTGCACGGTCTCTCCCGTCATTGTTCTAATCAGCTCTACAACTGCCCCAGCCTGGTGCCCTCCAAAAGATCTGGGGCTCAACAGGCTAAAAGGTTTAAGCTACGATATATTGCGGCAAAGATTGTGGAAGAAAGAATAAAGATATACACGTTACAAATAAAGTAAACGGGAAACGTTTAGTCTGTGCAAGTGGTAGTCAGACTGCCGTACGTCTGGGAATTTAATGGATAAGCAATGAAAACTAACGGTATAATATGTAAATGTcttacataaatattaaaatgtatttacatgtattCAAGCAGATCATTATGCGAAAACATCATAAGAGCTAGCTGAAAAGCAAGTCTAGATAATTTCTCGGtcgtgcaaaaaataaaaaataataaaagaagacAGGTCGAACACATTCATTTAGTCATTGAAGGTAAATTAATAGAAACACCGAACGACTTAGTGTGCAGAATACTATAGTATAGTACAGCTCCTATACCCGCAGTAATGTCGTAGGATTTCTGTATTTCCGTCCAAATATTTACCTGGCCACTTAGGCATTACTAATCATTCCAAAATTATGACTCGTTTAGTGTGTGAGTAAAATAACTCATATTGTTATTCGCACAGGCAGAAAGCCCTGTGGCTTACATCTCTCGTCGtatcgttttttattttttattgtcctGAACTACCCGGATGTCGAAAAAACTTCGTAGTAACTAGAGGTCGCCGTTTGACTGCCTATTTTCCCCCACAGTTCTGCGGTTTTCCCAGTAGCTTCCCACCGGTCGTTCTGTTCCACTAATTCAAAGAGCGTCTGCAGGGATTTACATACATGTCCACACCACGGAACCCACTAAACTAACTGAAAGGCACCAATCAAACGGAAGTGCGCTTTCCTCCTATTCAGAATGTGGATGGAGTTCAAGTAGACAGAAAAGAGCACAAAATTATAAGGCCCGAAAAGGACCGTCCGAGATGATATGATAACAGATCTAAAGAAGATCTGTTATCatatcatcatcaacaacaacaacaataataataataacaatgtgtAACAACTGCCGACAACATCAACAACACGGTTATGGTTCCAATAGGCTACGTACAGTGATCTGTCCAACTCAAAATTatattaggctacattaaaCCCAAACCCATACATTAAAATCGGTAGATTTAACTGTTCGTGATTGATGTAATTGCTCaggtgtatgtaggtgtgtgagaATGTAGTCTAGCTCTTTCTCCAGATGATATAATGACAGTAAAAGTTAACATAGCAATTTCTTTGAACatcaatgaattaattaattctttcattcattcttgGTTATCTATTTTATGTAGTGCAGTGGGTCTATGGTAGAATTAGAGAAACGTacttaataaatgttttgatgaaatgaaaaaaaaattaaagctcACAATAATCTCATAAAAGACCTCAAAacaagaatgttttattttggcttttaaaGGACCATAGGACTGGACAAGACTACAGTGATTGTCCAGCCCCAGCCACCGTAGTCAGCATTTCAGCACGCTAACGTGCAAAAGCCAGGGTTTTTAAACATGAGTTGaaatcagagactgtaaaaaatgcGAGTAGTCAGGGGGTTTACCGTGCTGAAAACGTGTGAGACTCGCTGTGTTGGATGCAAccccattttaatttcataaaaccGAGTTGGTCTTTAAAATAGCAACGGCCAGTCAAAATGTTTAGGGTCAAGAATTCgcttttttctgttctgaaaaCTTTTCCTAACATCAGTGTTAGAAAATTTGGGTAAGATAATCTCCACCAACCGGCACAAGAAAATCTTTTGCTGCATGCCTGATGCAATGCAACAGAGCACTGCTGAATGTGTTGATATTGACATATTGCTGGGCATTCTGTCGTAACTTGTAAACTGTTTGACAGTTacatctaaaaatgtatttcttttcatcttaaatgtttaaatatcgTCCACTGCAAGCGAAATGCAACTAGTGGACATTTGTTCTTGAGCATAGTCACTTTATTTCTGCAGAGAAATGTGTagcatatctttttttaataaatgtgatttttttaacagCACTGGACGCATGGACAAAGTGAATCTCAAGGGTCGTAGTTTGCTGACACTAAGAGATTTCAGCTCTGATGAAATAAAACGGTTGCTTTGGATATCACGAGATCTGAAACAGAGAATTAAGCATGAAGGACAGGTAGGCCTAtcgtttattcatttattcccTTTGTGTATTTGATAGAACGAAGATAATTACGGAAAGACATGTCACGACTAAATACTCATCCATTATGCATGCTCATGCATTAATTCGTATTCACATTATCAGTGTAGtgaatatgaattaataaatgagAACTCTGAAAATCTACCCTATGCTTATTTCCAGTACCTTCCTCTTCTTCAAGGAAAGTCGATTGCAATGATATTTGAGAAGAGGAGCACCAGAACTCGCATGTCCACAGAAACAGGTGTTACTACAAAAAAGTGAAGCACGTTTtaccagctgttgaatgaaatCACAGTTATTAGATCGAAGGTTACCATGTGTGGGAACCATCGTGGTGTGTTCTTACTGTTTGGACACAGCACGCTAATAGCATGTTTTTTACTACTGTACATAAATGTGAAGGTCACTTTTGTTACAGAAATTTTTCCTTCCTCGAACTTATGAAGTAATACTGTATGCTTTGTACCCCTTTTTCATAGTACGAAAATTACCACAGTGGGAGTTTTGACCCATTTTCTGGGCTCTataacacatttgttttcccCAGGAGCACATATTATGCTCCTAAGCTGAAAAATCTAGGCGCACACTAGTGAATCCAGTTTTAGTAGATGCACTcctaatttatttttcctgttaacagaacacatacatttttaggaGCAATTGTTCCTAACATGGGAGCGCTGTAGAGCCCTGCTTTTTTCAAGTGTGTGCTGACCTGCTCTTCTCTGGGTGCTCACCAGAGGTGATGAATAGAGAGGTCAAGGTTGAGCCTGTACACAATAAAAATTGCGGAGTGTGCGGGTTGCTGTCTGCTCTGTCTGGCAGCCATTGTGTTCTCCCAGTTAAGAATGTATTGCACCCACTGCCCACTGCCCACTGCCCCACACAGTTAGTGCCCCTCATCCAGTGCCCTTGCATGGATGACTAGACCGCAGTGTTGACAAGCATGGCGTTTTCAGCCCAACTGTCTGTATTGCCATTGATTACGCACCAATTTATGGGAATGAAAAGCCAACTGccaattttttggttttttcatAACATGATGTCAGTCTTCTTAAAAATgctcattttgaattttaatgacAAGCTGGAGTAATTTCTGAGCTGCAATGACTTTGCAAGCTACTTTGGgttatattgtgtgtattttcttgctttggaCTGCAAACCCCAAATACCTTCacaccagccattgtaaagctagCACGTCGAcagaaatgtatgcaaatatcTTTATCTTTCATTGTACACATAAGCTATTTGTGCTaatcaaaataaacattaaaatacaaaaaatattttaaaaacccagaaagTAAGCTatccaataaaacatttgtacTTCCTGTTTTAATGTAAACACAGGCTTTGCACTGCTAGGAGGGCATCCATGCTTCCTGACCAGTCAGGATATTCACCTGGGCACCAATGAGAGCACCACTGACACTGCCAGGTCagtctgttgttttttgttttgtttgcttttgtttgattcatttattttttgtttattttgttgtatcTTTTCCccttgttcatttttatggaCTTCCTGCTAgacttgtgcttttttttttttttagtttctctGCCTTGTGTCTTAATGTGATTGTCTTGTGGCCTGTAATGTTTGTGCCTTTGTTTTGTATTCTATGAGGCTTTTTGCCCAATATGTTTTGGGTGTCATATTCTGTTGAAAGTATTGATAAACAAAACATATGTTTGGAATATTGGGAATGAACAAATACGTAAAAAgacttttataatttatttactgtttgGTTTTAAGGCAATGGCAGAATGGATTTCTAGCAGCAGCGGATGCTGCTTGCAAAAATTGGTATGGTATATATGTAAAGAAATAAGTAACCATCTAGTTTTGTTATTTGACGCTTTGCGGCTTAATTTCTCAATGGCTGCAAATGGTTGGAAGTGTGGGCCAAATGTGCCAGGCGAGTGTCTTGTGTTTCTTTTAAATACTCGCTCAGCACCCTCTTGACACCTGTCAGCCTCGACGGATTTGAGTAGCGCAGTGGGAGATGAGGGACAGGGGAATTTGTGACATGGCTGCTGGCGATGCCAACAGCTGTGCGGAGAGATGGCCGCCATGTGCTCCGTTGGCGTGTGCTGCCTGAAGCCCTGCTTGCAGACAGTGCTGcacagatgcattgtgggtggACGGGTCTGGAAATTGGCTCCCGGAGAGCGGCACCTGTGATTTGCTCAATTTTAACATCTCATGCCTGCTCACAGTGTTACTGTTGCCAAGCAGCCTGTCACTCTGACTCGAGCTTCTAGAAGTCCACATCAGAAGCTGCAAAACCTGCTCACTTTGTCTAAACACtcataatgttttattcttttgcCATAAGttgtcaaatattttaaattagaatttatggtgttaaataaattataggGTAACACAGGtaattttcgtttttttttttcagtatcatCATCATATCCTACGAAAAGATCAAAACCAATAATATTTCTGTCCAACTCTCAATTAATTATCCTACAAACAATTATTGTCTATGTAGCCTATTCCAATTAATTACACATCACTGCCACACATTTTCTTACAATGTAAGTGTTCTAGCCTGGAATTTTCCTTCAAGGTTCCCCTCAGAAAATAACTTGTATTTAACTGTACTACCAGCTCTTACCAGATGAGGGCAGTCCTTCTGAACAAAGGCCTTGGATTTAAGTGGACCTAGACAGGTTGCTTTCCTTTTTGGGTGCTTTagagaaacagaaactgaatgTTGGGGGAACACAACTCTTGCTGGTTGAATTTAGTGCCTGAAAGTCCATGGTTCCAACTTAACTTGTCTGATTCGAAGCATCATAGTTTTTGTTACTGAACTAATTTACCTTCCCCCCCGAGATTATGAAGTCCTTTATAAAAGACAGCTTGGAGGACTGCAGTCGGCCTGGACCATAGCCCATTTGACCCCCAGAGGTCCTAACTGCCGTGCGTATGTTTTGAAGGGTCCTGTCTGGGCTTACCGATCTCGTCCTGGCTCGGGTGTACAGCCACTCTACTCTGGAGGAGCTTGAGAAAGAGGCATCGGTCCCTATCATCAATGGGCTGTCCGAGCTCTATCACCCCATTCAGATCCTCGCCGACTTCCTGACTCTGCAGGTACACAGGGACTCGccacaaccgtttcttttttACACCAGTTGTGAGAATTTAAAGTTTCTGCAAAGTATAGCCAGAAATTAGCAGTATTTCAAATGCTTTTGCtttaaaagtacatttgcatgtatttcatATGTAAGGCAGTTTTCTCACTGTATGGTTTATACAGCTGTACCACCTGCAAAACGACCTGCACatccaacatttttattttgagttcaaagaaaatatgttttgtggtgaaatgcagtgtattttttgcCTAAACCTGAGGTTTGCATTATTTCATTGCTGATATGATTAATTGCTGAAATGAATTGCTGGGCCTTATTTAAATATAGGCTGGTTGGCAAATAACCAAGTGCAGTTTCatcccatttcagtgttttgtcaTTTAACATAGTCTGTTGAGTGTGTTAAATAACTTGGAAATCCTTCTTGGATAAATGTCTGCCAAGTGTAGAAGTGCATGTAAAGTGTGTGAATGTTAATTTGCagtatttctatttatttatttttttatttaaatcccCCCTGACCACACAGTTTCTGTCTCTGACGTTTTGCTCACAGGAACACTACGGGTCTTTGAGCGGGCTGACCCTGTCGTGGATCGGAGACGGCAACAACGTGCTCCACTCCTTCATGATGACCGCTGCCAAGCTGGGCGTTCACCTGAGGGTGGCCACTCCGAAGGTGCGCTTCTCTCCCCGAGCCGAGAGCTTCGCCAGCACTCCGGGACAAACGCCCGTCTGGAATACTTTAGCTCTGTAGATGCTGGTGAACTCTGAATACACCACAGCGGTGTTTTTGTTATCCGAAGCTCTTGCTCGGAGCGGCCATGTTTGATTGGGGAAAAACACCTTTTGCcttataaattattcattagGATAAGTCACTAGTTAGAAAGGCTTTCTCAGCATGGCACGGTGACGTGTTTATTGTTAAGTATGCTGCAGACCTGATTTGCATGACATTTCATCCGCTGTCCTGATGAGTTGAGTTTTG includes:
- the otc gene encoding ornithine carbamoyltransferase, mitochondrial isoform X1; this translates as MFRVKNSLFSVLKTFPNISVRKFGTGRMDKVNLKGRSLLTLRDFSSDEIKRLLWISRDLKQRIKHEGQYLPLLQGKSIAMIFEKRSTRTRMSTETGFALLGGHPCFLTSQDIHLGTNESTTDTARVLSGLTDLVLARVYSHSTLEELEKEASVPIINGLSELYHPIQILADFLTLQEHYGSLSGLTLSWIGDGNNVLHSFMMTAAKLGVHLRVATPKGYEPDDGIVQEAKTFSQQFGTELLLTPDPMEAARGSNVLVTDTWISMGQEEEKVQRLKDFHGYKITMQTGTVASPDWTFLHCLPRKQEEVDDQVFYSPRSLVFPEAENRKWTIMGLMVALLTDYKPKMPMLKF
- the otc gene encoding ornithine carbamoyltransferase, mitochondrial isoform X3; translated protein: MFRVKNSLFSVLKTFPNISVRKFGTGRMDKVNLKGRSLLTLRDFSSDEIKRLLWISRDLKQRIKHEGQYLPLLQGKSIAMIFEKRSTRTRMSTETGFALLGGHPCFLTSQDIHLGTNESTTDTARVLSGLTDLVLARVYSHSTLEELEKEASVPIINGLSELYHPIQILADFLTLQEHYGSLSGLTLSWIGDGNNVLHSFMMTAAKLGVHLRVATPKGYEPDDGIVQEAKTFSQQFGTELLLTPDPMEAARGSNVLVTDTWISMGQEEEKVQRLKDFHGYKITMQGLMVALLTDYKPKMPMLKF
- the otc gene encoding ornithine carbamoyltransferase, mitochondrial isoform X2 translates to MFRVKNSLFSVLKTFPNISVRKFGTGRMDKVNLKGRSLLTLRDFSSDEIKRLLWISRDLKQRIKHEGQYLPLLQGKSIAMIFEKRSTRTRMSTETGFALLGGHPCFLTSQDIHLGTNESTTDTARVLSGLTDLVLARVYSHSTLEELEKEASVPIINGLSELYHPIQILADFLTLQEHYGSLSGLTLSWIGDGNNVLHSFMMTAAKLGVHLRVATPQGYEPDDGIVQEAKTFSQQFGTELLLTPDPMEAARGSNVLVTDTWISMGQEEEKVQRLKDFHGYKITMQTGTVASPDWTFLHCLPRKQEEVDDQVFYSPRSLVFPEAENRKWTIMGLMVALLTDYKPKMPMLKF